One Gelria sp. Kuro-4 DNA segment encodes these proteins:
- a CDS encoding tripartite tricarboxylate transporter substrate binding protein translates to MRRTKLFLTVLVSVLIAALVAGCSSQPTAQEPAGQEKKGETTGEQYPNRPIQLIVSYAAGGGTDVGARLLTPYLEKKLGQPVTVVNVTGGGGWVGWTQLAQAKPDGYTIGYINIPNMIIGYLDPAMKRKDNLESFAPIANHVLDYTVFAVRKDSKFKDIDELMNYAKAHPGELSATSTGIGSDEHISLLELERKAGAKFQMVQTKGFAECLTQVLGGHVDVLLGNVGEVVGPARNGDIRVLAVLSEERSKYLPDVPTLKEKGIDVVSFAARGIAAPAGTPQEVIDKVAEAIQEALENPEHQKKMEELGLALKYMDGDEYQGFLKAQEQRIKDLMGW, encoded by the coding sequence GTGCGGAGAACCAAGCTTTTTCTAACAGTTCTGGTCAGTGTGCTCATTGCTGCACTGGTAGCGGGGTGCAGCAGTCAACCGACGGCCCAGGAGCCGGCGGGGCAGGAGAAAAAGGGGGAAACGACGGGGGAGCAGTATCCGAATAGACCTATTCAGTTGATCGTCTCCTACGCCGCCGGCGGCGGCACCGATGTCGGGGCAAGACTCCTGACGCCGTACTTGGAGAAAAAACTGGGACAGCCGGTTACGGTGGTTAACGTCACCGGAGGCGGCGGCTGGGTGGGCTGGACCCAGTTGGCTCAAGCCAAGCCCGACGGCTATACCATCGGTTACATTAACATTCCGAACATGATCATCGGCTACCTCGATCCGGCTATGAAAAGAAAGGACAATCTCGAAAGCTTTGCTCCCATTGCCAATCATGTGTTAGACTACACTGTGTTTGCCGTCCGCAAGGACAGTAAGTTTAAGGACATAGATGAACTGATGAACTATGCCAAAGCGCATCCCGGCGAGCTAAGTGCCACCTCTACCGGTATTGGCAGCGACGAACACATCTCCTTGCTCGAGCTTGAAAGAAAAGCCGGCGCCAAGTTCCAGATGGTGCAAACCAAGGGCTTTGCCGAGTGTCTGACCCAGGTGCTGGGTGGTCATGTGGACGTTCTGCTGGGCAATGTCGGGGAAGTCGTTGGGCCGGCCAGGAACGGAGACATCCGCGTTCTTGCGGTGCTGAGTGAGGAGCGGTCCAAGTACCTGCCGGACGTTCCCACACTCAAGGAAAAGGGAATTGACGTCGTAAGCTTTGCCGCCCGGGGCATCGCCGCGCCGGCCGGCACGCCGCAAGAGGTGATCGATAAGGTGGCTGAGGCGATTCAGGAGGCGCTGGAGAACCCCGAACATCAAAAGAAAATGGAAGAACTCGGCCTGGCGCTGAAATACATGGACGGCGATGAGTACCAGGGCTTCCTCAAAGCGCAGGAGCAGCGGATTAAGGATCTGATGGGCTGGTAA
- the larA gene encoding nickel-dependent lactate racemase: MRVELLYGKGGTVPLNVPDANLAGIYSAKERPPLTDPRRAVQAALRNPVGARPLVEICRGKKTACVAITDASRPNIERVVMPVLLEELEAGGMRREDVAILVGVGSHPPATMAELEAKLGPEIVHNYRIENHDCYRSPVDYVGTTSLGVPAEVNTLFTRADLKIAVGTVLPHPFAGFSGGPKMMAVGIAGCRTIGASHSPATINHPQCRYGNTAGNPFYQSALEVAQMVGLDFIVNGVTREDDGSLVQVAAGEVQAAHGQIVAGLQGDFLVNIPEPADIVVVATGYPKDGNIYHISALGVCAVAGAAVGRSCVRPGGAIIAVSPMEEGIYNEVFYNTLKEAATPDEVMARVESLPERKPGHHRAYGVAQVLKQHRVIMAQSKMDPEQIKAIHMEAVASAQEALDRELKRYGAAAKVLVLNGTHRMVISVGQGG; the protein is encoded by the coding sequence GTGCGAGTTGAGCTGCTGTATGGAAAAGGCGGCACGGTACCGCTCAATGTACCCGATGCTAATCTGGCCGGGATTTACTCTGCTAAGGAACGTCCGCCGCTGACCGATCCCCGGCGCGCCGTCCAAGCGGCCCTTAGGAACCCGGTGGGGGCCAGGCCGCTGGTGGAAATCTGCCGGGGCAAGAAAACCGCCTGCGTCGCCATTACCGACGCTTCACGACCCAATATAGAGCGGGTGGTGATGCCGGTATTATTGGAGGAGCTCGAAGCGGGCGGAATGCGCCGGGAAGATGTTGCCATCCTGGTGGGCGTTGGTTCACACCCGCCGGCCACGATGGCAGAGCTGGAGGCAAAGCTGGGACCTGAGATTGTGCACAACTATCGCATTGAAAACCACGACTGTTATCGGAGCCCGGTGGACTATGTGGGAACCACGTCCTTGGGTGTGCCGGCGGAGGTTAATACCCTCTTTACACGGGCGGACCTCAAGATTGCCGTAGGAACGGTGCTCCCCCACCCCTTTGCCGGTTTCAGCGGCGGGCCTAAGATGATGGCGGTTGGGATCGCCGGCTGCAGAACAATAGGGGCCTCCCACTCGCCGGCGACGATAAACCACCCGCAGTGTCGCTATGGTAACACGGCCGGCAATCCGTTTTACCAGTCCGCCCTCGAAGTGGCGCAGATGGTCGGCCTCGATTTCATTGTGAACGGGGTTACACGCGAGGACGACGGCAGCCTGGTTCAGGTGGCGGCCGGCGAGGTACAGGCGGCCCACGGCCAAATAGTCGCCGGCTTGCAAGGGGACTTCCTGGTGAACATCCCGGAACCGGCCGATATTGTTGTGGTTGCCACCGGCTACCCCAAGGACGGCAACATCTACCACATCAGCGCGCTGGGCGTCTGCGCCGTGGCCGGAGCGGCGGTGGGACGTTCCTGCGTTCGGCCCGGAGGTGCAATTATCGCTGTTTCACCCATGGAGGAAGGAATCTACAACGAAGTTTTCTACAACACCCTAAAAGAAGCAGCCACCCCCGATGAAGTGATGGCGCGGGTAGAAAGCCTGCCTGAACGCAAGCCGGGCCACCACCGGGCGTACGGCGTGGCACAAGTGCTCAAACAACACCGAGTGATCATGGCCCAGTCGAAGATGGACCCCGAGCAAATCAAGGCCATCCACATGGAAGCTGTAGCAAGTGCCCAGGAGGCACTGGACCGCGAACTTAAACGCTACGGTGCGGCGGCCAAAGTGCTTGTCCTCAACGGCACCCACCGCATGGTGATTTCCGTGGGCCAGGGAGGGTAA
- a CDS encoding aminopeptidase, which produces MHDFTLQRYARIPVELNKEGVREAVVITDTGVEPEVAQALAAAAYELGLEPTITVMVRRPVHGLEPTQVISWGILGAELMLFATSTGFAHTTAVRTALKKGCKYIGMPEISVATLTGGAATADYAEVGRITREVAALLTAGSEVRITSDRGTDITFSIAGRPCFELSGVFRPGTIACFPDGEAAMAPVEGTADGTVVVDSSLHQIGMLKEPVAWRFERGRVVEVKGGDEARRLEAILKVRGDANSWILGEFAVGTNPCARHGTTVSEDKKRLGSIHLALGDNLTLAGQNESASHLDGVLAAPSLWVDGKLVIDRGRLIL; this is translated from the coding sequence ATGCACGACTTCACCCTGCAGCGCTATGCGCGCATCCCGGTGGAACTGAACAAGGAGGGCGTAAGGGAAGCGGTGGTCATCACCGACACCGGCGTGGAGCCGGAGGTGGCGCAAGCCCTGGCCGCAGCGGCCTATGAGCTGGGGCTGGAGCCGACGATAACGGTGATGGTACGCCGGCCGGTGCACGGCCTGGAGCCGACCCAGGTGATCAGCTGGGGGATCCTCGGTGCTGAGCTCATGCTCTTCGCCACCTCGACGGGTTTTGCGCACACCACTGCAGTGCGCACGGCGCTGAAAAAGGGCTGCAAGTACATCGGCATGCCGGAGATCAGCGTGGCCACGCTCACCGGCGGCGCCGCCACGGCCGACTATGCCGAGGTGGGGCGCATCACGCGGGAGGTGGCGGCGCTCCTGACCGCCGGCTCAGAGGTCCGCATCACCAGCGACCGGGGGACGGACATCACCTTTTCCATCGCCGGCCGGCCCTGCTTTGAGCTCTCCGGCGTCTTCCGCCCCGGTACCATCGCCTGCTTCCCCGACGGGGAGGCCGCCATGGCCCCGGTGGAGGGCACGGCCGACGGGACGGTGGTGGTGGACTCCTCGCTGCATCAGATCGGCATGCTCAAGGAGCCGGTTGCCTGGCGCTTTGAGCGCGGGCGGGTGGTGGAAGTAAAAGGAGGCGATGAGGCCCGGCGCCTGGAGGCAATCCTGAAGGTCCGCGGCGACGCCAATTCCTGGATTCTCGGGGAGTTTGCCGTTGGTACGAATCCCTGCGCCCGCCACGGCACCACCGTCTCTGAGGACAAAAAACGCCTGGGCAGCATCCACCTCGCCCTGGGCGACAACCTCACCCTGGCGGGGCAAAACGAAAGCGCGAGCCACCTGGACGGGGTTCTCGCCGCGCCCAGCCTGTGGGTGGATGGGAAGCTGGTTATTGACCGCGGCAGGTTGATTCTTTAG
- a CDS encoding DUF362 domain-containing protein: MQIREDLCTACRRCVPYCPVGAIRVEEPDRVYIDQDLCAECGTCLRMAGCPSGALEEPAEVYERPRSVRKFFSDAMATHKETLLPGRGTEEVKTNDVTARVKRGEVGIAIEMGRPVLGARMTDVEKVTMRLARLGIHLEENNPLSHLLADPAQGTLQDWVRNERVISCIVEFAAPADRLKELLLTIKDLAQEVDTVFSLDLITRFAEDGSIPVLPVLQELGIHYRPNSKINLGLGRPLREE; this comes from the coding sequence ATGCAGATTCGTGAAGACCTCTGTACAGCCTGCCGCCGGTGCGTCCCTTACTGCCCGGTGGGGGCGATTCGAGTGGAGGAACCGGACCGGGTGTACATCGACCAGGACCTGTGTGCCGAGTGCGGCACCTGCCTGCGGATGGCCGGCTGCCCCTCTGGGGCTCTGGAGGAACCGGCGGAGGTGTACGAGAGGCCGCGTTCGGTGCGCAAGTTCTTCTCCGATGCCATGGCCACCCATAAAGAGACGCTCCTTCCCGGCCGGGGCACTGAGGAAGTCAAGACCAACGACGTGACGGCCCGGGTGAAGCGCGGCGAGGTCGGCATCGCCATCGAGATGGGGCGGCCGGTTCTGGGCGCCCGGATGACCGATGTGGAGAAGGTGACCATGCGCCTGGCGCGCCTGGGCATTCACCTGGAGGAGAACAACCCCCTTTCCCACCTCCTGGCGGACCCGGCCCAAGGTACCCTGCAGGACTGGGTGCGCAACGAGCGGGTGATATCCTGCATCGTGGAGTTCGCCGCCCCCGCCGACCGGCTGAAGGAGCTGCTCCTCACCATCAAGGACCTGGCGCAGGAGGTGGATACCGTCTTTTCCCTGGACCTGATCACCCGTTTCGCCGAAGACGGGAGCATCCCCGTCCTGCCGGTGCTGCAGGAGCTGGGCATCCACTACCGGCCGAACTCCAAGATCAACCTGGGCCTGGGTCGCCCGCTGAGGGAGGAATAA
- a CDS encoding tripartite tricarboxylate transporter permease yields the protein METIALLLKGFAVATQPPNLLACLVGVVAGTIIGALPGLGPSTGVAVLLPITFGMNPVTAIVMLAGIYYGAMYGGAIASILINTPGDAAAVMTCMDGYPLAQKGRAGPALGMASFASFIGGTVSVIVFTFLAPALAQATLWFGPPEYFALMVMGLSTVSGLTGRSPFKGMASMLVGLALSCVGTDLVTGLPRFCFGRMELYSGVEFITVALGLFGIAELINLAAGEMQQLKRAEVKLSFRNLLPNKEDWRVSWPHILRSTGIGFFIGMLPGAGGTIASFISYSTAKRTSRHPERFGEGAIEGVAAPEAANNSASVGAFVPLLALGVPGSATTAVLMGALMMYNLRPGPLIFERAPEFVWGLISSMYVGNVMLMLLLLLFIPLFVKVLDIPNHTLVAWVIAFILAGSFGLNNSLFDVGITVAFGAIGYAMKRLEYPAAPLVLALVLGNMMENSLRQSLLLSHGSMAIFVTRPLSLLILLISAAAVLVPVLRSVLRAKPALQE from the coding sequence ATGGAGACAATTGCACTGCTGCTGAAGGGCTTTGCCGTCGCCACCCAGCCCCCGAACCTCCTGGCGTGTCTGGTGGGTGTGGTGGCCGGCACCATCATCGGCGCTCTCCCCGGCTTAGGACCCTCCACCGGCGTGGCCGTGCTCTTACCCATCACTTTTGGCATGAACCCCGTAACGGCTATCGTCATGCTGGCCGGGATTTACTACGGCGCCATGTACGGCGGCGCCATCGCCTCGATTCTCATCAACACGCCGGGTGACGCCGCGGCGGTGATGACCTGCATGGACGGCTACCCCCTGGCGCAAAAGGGTCGGGCCGGCCCGGCTCTGGGGATGGCGTCTTTCGCTTCCTTCATCGGCGGCACCGTTTCTGTGATCGTCTTCACCTTCCTGGCACCGGCCTTGGCGCAGGCCACGCTCTGGTTCGGGCCGCCCGAATACTTTGCCTTGATGGTGATGGGACTGTCCACCGTTTCAGGGCTTACAGGGCGGTCCCCCTTCAAGGGCATGGCTTCCATGCTGGTGGGGTTGGCCCTCTCCTGCGTGGGGACAGACCTCGTAACCGGCCTGCCGCGCTTCTGCTTCGGCCGGATGGAGCTCTACAGCGGCGTCGAGTTCATCACCGTGGCGCTGGGGCTTTTCGGTATCGCTGAACTCATTAACCTGGCTGCCGGCGAAATGCAGCAGCTGAAGCGCGCCGAGGTGAAACTGAGTTTCCGCAACCTTCTTCCCAACAAAGAGGACTGGCGGGTGTCCTGGCCGCACATCCTGCGCAGCACCGGCATCGGCTTTTTCATCGGCATGCTGCCGGGAGCGGGTGGTACCATCGCTTCTTTCATTTCCTACTCCACCGCCAAACGCACCTCGCGGCACCCGGAGCGGTTCGGCGAGGGGGCCATCGAAGGCGTGGCGGCGCCGGAAGCGGCCAACAATTCAGCTTCGGTCGGTGCGTTCGTACCGCTCTTGGCTCTTGGAGTGCCGGGTTCGGCCACCACGGCCGTGCTCATGGGCGCACTTATGATGTACAACCTGCGGCCCGGCCCGCTCATCTTCGAGCGTGCCCCCGAATTTGTCTGGGGTTTGATTTCCTCTATGTACGTCGGCAATGTCATGCTGATGCTGCTGCTCCTCCTGTTTATCCCGCTCTTTGTCAAGGTGCTGGACATTCCCAACCACACCCTGGTGGCCTGGGTGATCGCTTTCATCCTGGCCGGTTCGTTCGGCCTGAACAACAGCCTCTTTGATGTGGGTATTACGGTGGCCTTCGGTGCCATCGGGTACGCGATGAAAAGACTGGAGTACCCGGCGGCGCCGCTGGTGCTGGCCCTGGTGTTGGGCAACATGATGGAGAATTCACTGCGGCAGTCGCTGCTTTTGTCCCACGGCAGTATGGCCATCTTTGTCACCCGGCCGCTCTCGCTGCTGATCCTTCTGATCTCTGCGGCGGCGGTGCTGGTGCCGGTGCTGCGCAGCGTACTCAGGGCCAAACCGGCTCTCCAAGAATAG
- a CDS encoding tripartite tricarboxylate transporter TctB family protein — protein sequence MKRANQISALVLLVLALYIGLTALSLGYMEKNVPGPGFTPFWISVFLGVFSLGILWESRSLPGTAVFSPRALKVLAVLTVVGAVTIVLSYVLGLLLSLTFLAGFIIRYLGGSWKQTALTTVAVGVCFYFLFVRFLMVSFPTGLLGI from the coding sequence ATGAAACGCGCAAACCAGATCTCCGCGCTGGTACTTCTCGTGTTGGCTCTTTACATCGGCCTCACTGCATTAAGTCTGGGTTATATGGAGAAGAACGTGCCGGGACCGGGCTTTACCCCGTTTTGGATCAGCGTCTTTTTGGGTGTCTTCAGCCTGGGCATTCTCTGGGAGAGCAGGAGCCTGCCCGGCACAGCGGTATTCTCGCCACGGGCGCTCAAGGTGCTGGCTGTCCTGACGGTTGTGGGCGCCGTGACCATCGTGCTGAGTTATGTTCTCGGGCTGCTCCTCAGCTTGACCTTCCTGGCCGGCTTCATCATCCGCTACCTGGGCGGTTCTTGGAAGCAGACGGCGCTTACCACCGTGGCGGTGGGTGTGTGCTTCTACTTCTTGTTTGTGCGGTTCCTTATGGTGTCTTTCCCGACCGGGCTGCTGGGGATTTAA
- a CDS encoding tripartite tricarboxylate transporter substrate binding protein, whose translation MKKASVLLLVVVLSIGLAGCSKPAAPAGEKPAAPKYPEKPITFLVPMSAGGGSDIMARAIANVMQKEQLLPQPLVVENKPGGSGSIGWSYVAGKIGDPYIISTVSSSFWTTPLAGNSPVSYKDFTAISALAMDPFLLMVKEDSPYKTLDDMLTAAKAKPEGLAVSGASGLSDDRVCTGLLEKQAGVKFNYVPFEGGGDAMTSLLGGHVQLCWANPGEALSQLEAKKARPLAVTSDQRLAKLPDVPTFKELGFDTVVFHQFRGIVAPKNIPEEALKVLEEAFKKLSESQTWQKDYIEPNMVTSRYLPAKEFGDAIVKQNELYTNIFKELGLLK comes from the coding sequence ATGAAAAAAGCCTCGGTGCTTCTGCTCGTGGTGGTGCTCAGCATCGGTCTTGCCGGCTGCAGTAAGCCGGCTGCGCCGGCGGGGGAGAAACCGGCGGCGCCCAAGTATCCCGAAAAGCCTATCACCTTCCTGGTACCTATGTCGGCGGGCGGCGGCAGCGATATCATGGCTCGGGCGATCGCCAACGTGATGCAGAAAGAACAGCTCCTGCCGCAGCCCCTGGTGGTAGAGAATAAGCCGGGCGGCAGCGGCTCCATCGGTTGGAGCTATGTGGCCGGCAAGATCGGCGACCCCTACATCATCAGCACGGTAAGCTCCAGCTTCTGGACCACGCCGCTGGCCGGCAATTCGCCGGTGAGCTACAAGGACTTCACGGCCATATCGGCCCTGGCCATGGATCCCTTCTTACTTATGGTTAAAGAGGACTCGCCCTACAAAACCCTGGATGACATGCTCACGGCGGCCAAAGCGAAACCCGAGGGCTTGGCGGTGAGCGGAGCCAGCGGCCTGTCGGACGACCGGGTTTGCACCGGCCTCCTGGAGAAACAGGCCGGGGTGAAGTTCAACTACGTTCCCTTTGAAGGCGGCGGCGACGCCATGACATCGCTTCTCGGCGGTCACGTGCAGCTGTGCTGGGCCAACCCGGGTGAGGCCCTGAGCCAGCTCGAGGCCAAGAAGGCCCGCCCGCTGGCGGTTACGAGCGACCAGCGTCTGGCCAAACTCCCCGATGTTCCTACCTTTAAGGAGCTCGGCTTCGACACCGTTGTCTTCCACCAGTTCCGGGGCATCGTCGCGCCGAAGAATATTCCCGAAGAGGCGCTGAAGGTGCTCGAGGAGGCCTTCAAGAAGCTGAGCGAGAGCCAGACGTGGCAGAAAGATTACATTGAGCCCAACATGGTAACATCCCGCTACCTGCCGGCCAAGGAGTTCGGCGACGCCATCGTAAAACAGAACGAGCTTTACACCAATATCTTCAAAGAGCTTGGCCTGCTGAAATAG
- a CDS encoding GntR family transcriptional regulator — protein sequence MKQKLIFSTLWEQLFESIKDAILANQYRPGEELPIEKLAAEYGVSNTPVREALARLASAGLVRIVPNKGAVVAPITESDIRDVWEVRKLLEPHLAEAAVEKCNFEELLGVIAGLQNVLGRPQDFAAYSQVSFEVHALFYKHLSNKLLREVLERVNLHSIRIRHYVEGSEDPLRCEVIRQVTREHLDIVEALRRRDAEEAGRKILQHLSAGEKRLLRVLRAREQEALPMAEAGASPSSMAH from the coding sequence GTGAAGCAAAAACTTATTTTCTCCACACTATGGGAGCAACTGTTTGAGTCGATCAAGGACGCCATCTTAGCCAATCAGTACCGCCCGGGCGAGGAACTGCCGATCGAGAAACTGGCGGCGGAATACGGCGTCAGCAATACACCCGTGCGCGAGGCCCTGGCACGGCTGGCGAGCGCGGGTTTGGTGCGGATTGTTCCCAACAAAGGTGCCGTTGTGGCTCCCATTACGGAAAGCGACATCCGCGATGTCTGGGAGGTGCGTAAGCTCTTGGAGCCCCACTTGGCGGAAGCGGCAGTGGAAAAGTGCAACTTTGAGGAATTGTTAGGCGTCATTGCCGGACTCCAAAACGTACTGGGCCGCCCACAGGACTTTGCTGCTTACTCGCAGGTGTCCTTCGAGGTGCACGCCCTCTTTTACAAACACCTGAGCAACAAGCTGCTTCGGGAGGTCTTGGAGCGGGTAAACCTGCACTCCATCCGCATCCGCCACTACGTAGAGGGAAGCGAGGATCCGCTGCGCTGCGAGGTGATACGCCAGGTTACCCGGGAACACCTGGACATCGTCGAAGCGCTGCGGAGACGTGATGCCGAAGAGGCCGGTCGGAAGATACTTCAGCACCTGAGTGCGGGTGAAAAGCGTCTCCTGCGTGTTTTGCGCGCCCGGGAGCAGGAAGCGCTGCCGATGGCTGAGGCTGGAGCGTCCCCCTCTTCCATGGCACACTGA
- the groL gene encoding chaperonin GroEL (60 kDa chaperone family; promotes refolding of misfolded polypeptides especially under stressful conditions; forms two stacked rings of heptamers to form a barrel-shaped 14mer; ends can be capped by GroES; misfolded proteins enter the barrel where they are refolded when GroES binds) has protein sequence MAGKQLAYREEARHALERGVNAVANAVKVTLGPKGRNVVLSKKFGSPVITKDGVTVAKEIELKDPYENMGAQLCREVASKTNDVAGDGTTTATVLAQAIMLEGMKNVAAGANPIFLKKGVDRAVQAITDEIKKKAIPVESKESIAHVASIAANDEEIGGLIADAMDKVGKDGVITVEESKSLTTTVEVVEGMEFDRGYVSPYFATNAETMEAELEEPYILLFEKKISAINDLLPVLEKVVRTGKPLLIVAEDVEGEALATLVVNRLRGTLQCVAVKAPGFGDRRKAMMEDIAILTGGKFISEDLGIKLENVELDSLGRAKKVKVAKEKTTIVEGFGKQDDIKARVAQIKKQIEETESDYDREKLQERLAKLAGGVAVIKVGAATETELKEKKMRVEDALNATRAAVEEGIVPGGGTAILNAVKVLDGLTAEGDEAVGIRIVKRAVEEPLRQIAENAGLEGSVIVNRIKESPEGVGFNAATEEFVDMVKAGIVDPVKVTRTALENAASIASLLLTTECLVAEIPEKEKTPPVPPGAGDMDY, from the coding sequence ATGGCGGGTAAACAACTGGCCTACCGCGAGGAAGCCCGGCACGCGCTGGAGCGCGGTGTCAACGCTGTGGCCAACGCGGTAAAGGTTACCCTGGGGCCGAAGGGACGCAACGTAGTACTTAGTAAGAAGTTCGGCTCCCCCGTTATCACCAAAGACGGTGTGACGGTAGCCAAAGAGATTGAACTTAAGGACCCGTACGAGAACATGGGGGCGCAGCTCTGCCGTGAGGTGGCCTCCAAGACCAACGACGTAGCCGGCGACGGCACCACCACCGCCACCGTTCTGGCCCAGGCGATTATGCTCGAGGGCATGAAGAATGTGGCGGCCGGCGCCAACCCCATCTTCCTCAAGAAGGGCGTGGACCGGGCGGTCCAGGCCATTACCGACGAGATCAAAAAGAAAGCCATCCCGGTGGAGTCCAAGGAGAGCATCGCGCACGTGGCCTCCATCGCCGCCAACGACGAGGAGATCGGCGGCCTGATCGCCGATGCCATGGATAAGGTGGGCAAAGACGGGGTCATCACCGTGGAGGAGTCCAAGAGCCTCACCACCACCGTCGAGGTGGTCGAAGGCATGGAGTTCGACCGCGGCTATGTCTCCCCCTACTTCGCCACCAACGCGGAGACCATGGAGGCGGAACTGGAGGAGCCCTACATCCTCCTCTTCGAGAAGAAGATCTCGGCCATCAACGACCTCCTGCCCGTCCTGGAGAAGGTCGTCCGCACCGGCAAGCCGCTCCTCATCGTTGCCGAGGACGTTGAAGGCGAGGCCCTGGCGACCCTGGTGGTGAACCGCCTGCGCGGCACCCTCCAGTGCGTGGCCGTCAAGGCGCCCGGCTTCGGCGACCGCCGCAAGGCCATGATGGAGGACATCGCCATCCTCACCGGCGGCAAGTTCATCTCCGAGGACCTGGGCATCAAGCTCGAGAACGTGGAGCTGGATTCCCTCGGCCGGGCCAAGAAGGTGAAGGTGGCCAAGGAAAAGACCACCATCGTCGAAGGCTTCGGCAAGCAGGATGATATCAAGGCCCGCGTGGCCCAGATTAAGAAGCAGATCGAGGAGACCGAGTCCGATTACGACCGCGAGAAGCTGCAGGAGCGCCTGGCCAAGCTGGCCGGCGGCGTGGCGGTGATTAAGGTCGGCGCGGCCACCGAGACCGAGCTCAAAGAGAAGAAGATGCGCGTCGAGGACGCCCTCAACGCCACCCGGGCGGCGGTTGAGGAGGGCATTGTCCCCGGCGGCGGCACCGCCATCCTCAATGCTGTGAAGGTGCTGGACGGCCTTACGGCCGAAGGCGACGAGGCGGTGGGCATCCGCATCGTCAAGCGGGCCGTTGAGGAGCCGCTGCGCCAGATTGCCGAGAACGCCGGCCTCGAGGGTTCCGTGATCGTCAACCGGATTAAGGAGTCGCCGGAAGGCGTCGGCTTCAACGCCGCCACCGAAGAGTTCGTGGACATGGTGAAGGCCGGTATCGTCGACCCGGTGAAGGTGACCCGGACCGCCCTCGAGAACGCGGCCAGTATCGCCTCGCTCCTTCTCACCACCGAGTGCCTGGTGGCCGAAATCCCCGAAAAAGAAAAGACCCCGCCCGTGCCGCCCGGAGCCGGCGACATGGACTACTAA
- the groES gene encoding co-chaperone GroES translates to MLKPLGDRIVVKAISAEEKTKGGIVLPDTAKEKPQEGEVIAVGPGRVLDNGQRLAPEVKVGDRVIYAKYGGTEVKLDGEEYLILRESDVLAVVEK, encoded by the coding sequence ATGCTCAAACCGCTCGGCGACCGAATTGTGGTCAAGGCCATCAGCGCCGAGGAAAAGACCAAGGGAGGTATCGTCCTACCTGATACGGCCAAGGAGAAGCCCCAGGAGGGCGAGGTTATTGCCGTCGGCCCCGGCCGGGTGCTGGATAATGGCCAGCGGCTGGCTCCCGAGGTTAAGGTGGGCGACCGCGTGATCTACGCCAAGTACGGCGGGACCGAGGTCAAGCTCGACGGCGAGGAGTACCTGATTCTTCGCGAGAGCGACGTTCTGGCCGTTGTCGAAAAGTAA